A single Hippopotamus amphibius kiboko isolate mHipAmp2 chromosome 5, mHipAmp2.hap2, whole genome shotgun sequence DNA region contains:
- the RPL7 gene encoding 60S ribosomal protein L7, whose translation MEGAEEKKKKVPAVPETLKKKRKNFAELKIKRLRKKFAQKMLRKARRKLIYEKAKHYHKEYRQIYRTEIRMARMARKAGNFYVPAEPKLAFVIRIRGINGVSPKVRKVLQLLRLRQIFNGTFVKLNKASINMLRIVEPYIAWGYPNLKSVNELIYKRGYGKINKKRIALTDNALIARSLGKYGIICMEDLIHEIYTVGKRFKEANNFLWPFKLSSPRGGMKKKTTHFVEGGDAGNREDQINRLIRRMN comes from the exons ATGGAGGGTGCAGA agaaaagaaaaagaaggttccTGCTGTGCCAGAAACTCTTAAGAAAAAGCGAAAGAATTTCGCGGAGCTTAAGATCAAGCGCCTGAGAAAGAAGTTTGCTCAAAAGATG CTTCGAAAGGCAAGGAGGAAGCTTATCTATGAAAAAGCTAAGCACTATCACAAAGAATACAGGCAGATCTACAGAACTGAAATCCGAATGGCTAGGATGGCAAGAAAAGCTGGCAACTTCTATGTACCTGCGGAACCCAAATTGGCTTTTGTCATCAGGATCAGAGG TATTAACGGTGTGAGCCCAAAGGTTCGAAAGGTGCTGCAACTTCTTCGACTCCGTCAGATCTTCAATGGCACCTTTGTGAAGCTCAACAAGGCTTCAATTAACATGCTGAGAATCGTGGAACCATACATTGCATGGGG GTACCCAAACCTGAAGTCAGTAAATGAATTGATCTACAAGCGTGGTTATGGCAAAATTAACAAGAAGCGAATTGCCCTGACAGATAACGCGTTGATTGCTCGATCTCTTG GCAAATATGGCATTATCTGCATGGAGGATCTTATTCATGAGATCTATACTGTTGGAAAACGtttcaaagaagcaaacaacTTCCTGTGGCCCTTCAAATTGTCTTCTCCACGCGggggaatgaagaaaaagaccaCTCATTTTGTAGAAGGTGGAGATGCTGGCAACAGGGAAGACCAGATCAACAGGCTTATTAGAAGAATGAACTAA